A part of Bacilli bacterium genomic DNA contains:
- a CDS encoding MBL fold metallo-hydrolase, with amino-acid sequence MATLYALNVGRGDSFFVEIPTEKKSYVILLDGGNVFFDESVTPLGFMRKKGWSCVDLLILTHIHPDHLIGLLDVAKHATVKEAVLPYPIFSLHLGAMHRPKALQTAEMLQKYEQLWSDLQEQNTRIFVRSPFGAKSVWRFGELLLRHLDPVDKNHLSAYKIVERLSASTAEEQEHLCEIFDAQSNGDSSVWLLEHQNGAHLFLFGADALLPNWERITKREQLHPHGFKVPHHGVTDAWNEHLLQLLSPDWLLITNDANEYEIYHEKWEQLAKSSGSRLFVTGSQSDTQHYLSRLPQLPERIEIK; translated from the coding sequence ATGGCAACCCTTTATGCGTTGAACGTCGGGCGCGGCGACTCGTTTTTTGTGGAAATTCCAACCGAAAAAAAATCATACGTGATTTTGCTCGACGGCGGCAACGTTTTTTTTGATGAAAGCGTCACTCCGCTTGGATTTATGCGCAAAAAAGGCTGGTCGTGTGTCGACTTGCTGATTTTAACTCATATACATCCCGATCATCTTATCGGGCTTTTGGATGTGGCAAAACACGCAACCGTAAAAGAGGCGGTGCTTCCCTATCCGATCTTTTCGCTTCATTTGGGTGCGATGCATCGGCCAAAGGCGCTGCAAACCGCCGAAATGCTGCAAAAATACGAACAGTTGTGGAGCGATTTGCAAGAACAAAACACCCGCATTTTTGTTCGATCTCCGTTTGGCGCAAAATCGGTTTGGCGGTTCGGCGAATTGCTGCTGCGCCATTTGGATCCGGTGGATAAAAACCATTTGTCCGCTTACAAAATAGTGGAACGACTTTCCGCATCGACTGCGGAAGAGCAGGAACATTTATGTGAAATTTTCGATGCGCAATCGAACGGGGACAGCAGTGTGTGGCTGTTGGAACACCAGAATGGCGCACACCTGTTTTTATTTGGGGCTGACGCGCTCTTGCCGAACTGGGAACGAATCACAAAACGCGAACAACTGCATCCGCATGGTTTTAAAGTGCCGCATCATGGTGTGACAGATGCGTGGAACGAACATTTGCTGCAGCTGTTATCCCCGGATTGGCTTTTAATCACAAACGACGCTAACGAATACGAAATATATCACGAAAAATGGGAGCAACTTGCGAAATCTTCAGGCAGCCGGTTATTTGTAACCGGATCGCAGTCTGACACCCAGCATTATTTATCGCGGTTACCGCAGCTTCCGGAGAGGATTGAGATAAAATGA
- a CDS encoding ABC transporter ATP-binding protein, which yields MKTGENLIRIENVTKRFGNFTAINHVSLDIPKGQFTTLLGPSGCGKTTLMRLIAGFHEPDEGNIYIDGNKINGIPAYKRNTPLVFQDYALFPHMTVFENISYGLKLMKTPSKQISEKVQSMLEMFGLQGMENRYPKQLSGGQQQRVAFARALIIGKSILLMDEPLSNLDAKMRVEVRNELRALQQRTGITAIFVTHDQDEALSLSDKIAVFNRGEILQVGSPWEVYFKPGSKFVADFVGVANFLEGEVAAVEEQDIFVKCQELLIKVGKSDYSLQKGDKVTLVIRPECIAISAGAEGMKEADNVLKGVIQKSSFLGRMIRYWVEVDSMLWTVDDANPSRTGHLEGFAQIALDKSKIHILPKFDN from the coding sequence TAGATATTCCAAAAGGCCAATTCACAACACTTCTCGGGCCGAGCGGATGCGGCAAGACGACGCTGATGAGACTGATAGCCGGCTTTCACGAACCGGATGAAGGCAATATTTATATTGATGGCAATAAAATAAACGGAATTCCGGCATATAAACGCAATACACCTCTAGTATTTCAGGATTATGCGCTTTTTCCGCACATGACCGTTTTTGAAAATATTTCGTATGGATTAAAGCTAATGAAAACCCCAAGCAAACAAATCAGCGAAAAAGTGCAAAGCATGCTGGAGATGTTTGGCTTGCAAGGTATGGAAAACAGGTATCCGAAGCAGTTAAGCGGCGGGCAGCAGCAAAGGGTCGCATTTGCGCGGGCGTTGATAATTGGCAAGTCCATTCTGTTGATGGACGAACCGCTCAGCAATCTCGATGCGAAAATGCGGGTGGAAGTGCGCAACGAGCTAAGGGCATTGCAACAGCGAACGGGGATAACGGCCATTTTCGTCACGCATGATCAGGATGAAGCGCTCTCCTTGTCGGATAAAATTGCCGTTTTCAATCGTGGAGAAATTCTTCAGGTTGGTTCCCCGTGGGAAGTTTATTTTAAACCTGGCAGCAAATTTGTCGCTGATTTTGTAGGCGTGGCAAATTTTTTGGAGGGTGAAGTAGCGGCTGTCGAAGAACAGGACATCTTCGTAAAATGCCAAGAGCTTTTAATCAAAGTGGGCAAAAGCGACTACTCCTTGCAAAAAGGCGATAAGGTGACGCTCGTCATTCGGCCGGAGTGCATTGCCATTTCCGCGGGCGCGGAGGGCATGAAGGAAGCCGATAATGTATTGAAAGGGGTTATTCAAAAGAGCAGTTTTTTGGGGCGAATGATTCGATATTGGGTGGAAGTCGACTCCATGCTATGGACTGTGGATGACGCCAATCCGAGCCGCACGGGGCATCTTGAAGGATTCGCGCAAATTGCTTTGGACAAAAGCAAGATTCATATATTGCCGAAGTTCGACAATTAA